The following are encoded together in the Halomonas halophila genome:
- a CDS encoding SLC13 family permease, with translation MSPDAWISLIVVAAVFPMMALTRIGPDMVLMGALVLLIGLGAVSPDQALAGFSSSGLFTVAFMYVLVASIRETGGIDLIIRYVLGRPKGEQRALARLVLPVAGLSGFLNNTPVVATFIPAVLSWSRRLGLPAHRLLMPLSFASILGGTITLMGTSTNLVVHGLMIERYPSLSMELFDIAWVGVPVAAVGLAYLLLVGRRLLPPRIGAGDVFENPREFTIEMEVAPSGPLVDKSVEEAGLRHLQELFLVEIERDGNVVSVVGPGERLKGGDRLVFAGTSAGAVELQQIRGLVPSHPAESSLQKDFKERRLVEAVVSDQCQFIGQRIRDGHFRTLYGAAVLAVCRGGERVAGNLGQIRLQPADVLLLEARPPFIERHRQSRDFLLISQVNGSARPVHERAWLAWSILALVVLLAATGITSLLSAAMLGAAAAVLSGCCSIGAAKRGMDTQVLLTIAASFGLGHALEANGAASALAQTALGWADGNPWWLLIGTYLLVALLTELVTNNAAAVISFPVVVAAAEHLGVSPMPFVVAVMFAASASFLTPVGYQTNLMVYGPGGYRVSDYLRVGAPLNLLTAAVALGLIPLVWPF, from the coding sequence ATGTCCCCGGACGCCTGGATCTCGCTCATCGTCGTCGCCGCCGTCTTTCCGATGATGGCGTTGACCCGCATCGGCCCCGACATGGTGCTGATGGGGGCGCTGGTCTTGCTGATCGGCCTCGGCGCGGTCTCCCCCGACCAGGCGCTGGCCGGCTTCTCCAGCAGCGGACTGTTCACCGTCGCCTTCATGTACGTGCTGGTCGCGAGCATTCGCGAGACCGGCGGCATCGATCTGATCATCCGCTACGTGCTGGGACGTCCCAAGGGCGAGCAACGTGCCCTGGCGCGGCTGGTGCTGCCCGTGGCCGGGCTGAGCGGCTTTCTCAACAACACTCCCGTGGTGGCCACCTTCATCCCCGCGGTGCTGAGCTGGAGCCGACGCCTCGGCCTGCCGGCCCATCGCCTGCTGATGCCGCTCAGCTTCGCCTCCATCCTCGGCGGCACCATCACCCTGATGGGCACCAGCACCAACCTGGTGGTGCACGGCCTGATGATCGAGCGCTATCCCTCGTTGTCCATGGAGCTGTTCGACATTGCCTGGGTCGGCGTGCCCGTGGCGGCGGTCGGCCTGGCCTATCTGCTGCTGGTGGGGCGGCGTCTGCTGCCGCCGCGCATCGGCGCCGGCGACGTGTTCGAGAACCCCCGCGAGTTCACCATCGAGATGGAGGTGGCCCCGAGCGGCCCGCTGGTCGACAAGAGCGTCGAGGAGGCCGGGCTTCGCCACCTGCAGGAGCTGTTCCTGGTCGAGATCGAGCGCGACGGCAACGTGGTCAGCGTGGTCGGTCCAGGCGAGCGCCTCAAGGGCGGCGACCGGCTGGTGTTCGCCGGCACCTCGGCGGGCGCCGTTGAGCTGCAGCAGATCCGCGGGCTGGTGCCCTCGCATCCCGCCGAGTCGAGCCTGCAGAAGGACTTCAAGGAGCGCCGCCTGGTGGAGGCGGTGGTCTCGGATCAGTGCCAGTTCATCGGCCAGCGCATCCGCGACGGCCACTTCCGCACCCTCTACGGCGCCGCGGTGCTGGCGGTCTGCCGCGGCGGCGAACGGGTGGCGGGGAACCTGGGGCAGATCCGCCTGCAGCCGGCCGACGTGCTGCTGCTGGAGGCACGCCCACCGTTCATCGAGCGCCACCGCCAGTCCCGGGACTTCCTGCTGATCAGCCAGGTCAACGGTTCGGCGCGGCCGGTCCACGAGCGCGCCTGGCTGGCCTGGAGCATCCTTGCCCTGGTGGTGCTGCTCGCCGCCACCGGTATCACCAGCCTGCTCAGCGCGGCCATGCTGGGGGCGGCGGCCGCGGTGCTCTCCGGCTGCTGCTCGATCGGTGCCGCCAAGCGCGGCATGGACACCCAGGTGCTGCTGACCATCGCCGCCTCTTTCGGCCTTGGCCACGCGCTGGAGGCCAACGGCGCGGCCTCGGCGCTGGCCCAGACAGCGCTGGGCTGGGCCGACGGCAATCCTTGGTGGCTGCTGATCGGCACCTACCTGCTGGTGGCGCTGCTGACCGAGCTGGTGACCAACAACGCCGCGGCGGTGATCAGCTTCCCGGTGGTGGTCGCCGCGGCCGAGCACCTGGGCGTGAGCCCGATGCCCTTCGTGGTGGCGGTGATGTTCGCCGCCTCGGCCAGCTTCCTGACCCCGGTCGGCTATCAGACCAACCTGATGGTCTACGGCCCTGGTGGCTACCGGGTCAGTGACTACCTGCGGGTGGGCGCGCCCCTCAACCTGCTGACCGCGGCGGTGGCGCTGGGGCTGATTCCCCTCGTCTGGCCGTTCTAG
- a CDS encoding alpha/beta hydrolase, which translates to MSAPDELIIEPRSGRPADACVFILHGLGADGHDFEPLVPALGLPDDLDVRFILPHAPRLPVTINGGMTMPAWYDILEASLDRRVDEAQLKASAERIQGLMHEQIAQGVPAERIIVAGFSQGGAVAYQAALTFPERLGGLLAMSTYLATVDSLEPAAANRDLPIEIHHGNADPVVPEALGQAARDRLEALGYPVRYRQYPMPHAVCPQQVADIGPWIAARLGR; encoded by the coding sequence ATGAGCGCACCCGACGAGCTGATCATCGAGCCACGCAGCGGACGACCCGCCGACGCCTGCGTGTTCATCCTCCACGGCCTCGGCGCCGACGGCCACGACTTCGAGCCGCTGGTGCCGGCCCTGGGGCTGCCGGACGATCTCGACGTCCGCTTCATCCTGCCCCACGCGCCGCGCCTGCCGGTGACCATCAACGGCGGCATGACCATGCCGGCCTGGTACGACATTCTCGAGGCCAGTCTCGATCGCCGCGTGGATGAGGCGCAGCTCAAGGCCTCCGCCGAGCGCATTCAGGGCCTGATGCACGAGCAGATCGCCCAGGGCGTACCCGCCGAGCGCATCATCGTCGCCGGCTTCTCCCAGGGGGGCGCCGTGGCCTATCAGGCAGCGCTGACCTTTCCCGAGCGGCTGGGCGGCCTGCTGGCCATGTCCACCTACCTGGCCACCGTCGACAGCCTCGAGCCCGCCGCGGCCAACCGAGACCTGCCCATCGAGATCCACCACGGCAACGCCGACCCGGTGGTGCCGGAGGCGCTGGGTCAGGCCGCCCGCGACCGTCTCGAGGCGTTGGGCTACCCGGTCCGCTACCGTCAGTACCCGATGCCCCATGCCGTCTGCCCACAGCAGGTAGCCGATATCGGTCCCTGGATCGCCGCACGGCTGGGCCGCTGA
- a CDS encoding PhoH family protein, with protein MVRIDKKATRLYVLDTNVLIHDPAALYQFDEHEVVIPMTVLEELDKHKNGIREIARTARQVSRTLSDLTANVDLSQIREGIPIPRLNGPEGRLRLLCYDDLETPDHLENSPDNRLLTETCRLRDERADASVILVTKDINLRVKAAAVGVPVEDYLTDRAFDDSDAMLGGARVYPEAGHDGRGLWENFKADVKVDRDDSGKVVYRLKGEIPADWHLGMLVSDSDDEAGFEAVVRELGPKNAHLELLTNYRHGASVWGVHAHDSRQNFTLNLLMDDDIDLVTIAGSAGTGKTYMTLAAAFQQTLDTKRFERIVFTRAPISMSEDIGYLPGTEEEKMSPWMGAFHDNMDNLLRDEHDGSTTWNQEATRQLLGSRVQIRAPGFMRGRTLNDTFLIIDEAQNFTPKQLKSLLTRAGRNTKIVCLGNVGQIDTPYLTANTCGMAAVVQRFRDWPHAGHVTLKSVERSRLALAGEELL; from the coding sequence ATGGTACGCATCGACAAGAAAGCCACCCGGCTTTACGTGCTGGACACCAATGTCCTGATCCACGACCCCGCCGCCCTCTACCAGTTCGATGAGCACGAAGTGGTCATCCCCATGACCGTGCTCGAGGAGCTCGACAAGCACAAGAACGGCATCCGCGAGATCGCCCGCACCGCCCGGCAGGTCAGCCGGACCCTCTCGGACCTCACCGCCAACGTCGATCTCAGCCAGATCCGCGAAGGCATTCCCATCCCGCGTCTCAACGGCCCCGAAGGCCGGCTGCGGCTGCTCTGCTACGACGACCTCGAAACCCCGGATCACCTGGAGAACAGCCCCGACAACCGCCTGCTCACCGAGACCTGCCGGCTGCGCGACGAGCGCGCCGACGCCTCGGTGATCCTGGTCACCAAGGACATCAACCTGCGGGTCAAGGCCGCCGCGGTGGGCGTGCCGGTGGAGGACTACCTCACCGACCGCGCCTTCGACGACAGCGACGCCATGCTCGGCGGCGCCCGGGTCTACCCCGAAGCGGGCCACGACGGCCGAGGCCTGTGGGAGAACTTCAAGGCCGACGTGAAGGTCGACCGCGACGACAGCGGCAAGGTGGTGTATCGCCTGAAAGGCGAGATTCCCGCCGACTGGCACCTGGGCATGCTGGTCTCCGACAGCGACGACGAGGCCGGCTTCGAGGCCGTGGTGCGCGAGCTGGGGCCGAAAAACGCTCATCTGGAGCTGCTCACCAACTATCGCCACGGCGCCAGCGTGTGGGGCGTTCACGCCCACGACAGCCGGCAGAACTTCACCCTGAACCTGCTGATGGACGACGATATCGATCTGGTCACCATCGCCGGCAGCGCCGGCACCGGCAAGACCTACATGACCCTCGCCGCCGCTTTCCAGCAGACCCTCGATACCAAACGCTTCGAGCGCATCGTGTTCACCCGGGCGCCGATCTCGATGAGCGAGGACATCGGCTACCTGCCCGGCACCGAGGAGGAGAAGATGTCGCCCTGGATGGGGGCCTTCCACGACAACATGGACAACCTGCTGCGCGACGAGCACGACGGCAGCACCACCTGGAACCAGGAGGCCACGCGCCAGCTGCTGGGATCGCGGGTGCAGATCCGCGCCCCCGGCTTCATGCGCGGCCGCACCCTCAACGACACCTTCCTGATCATCGACGAGGCACAGAACTTCACGCCCAAGCAGCTCAAGTCGCTGCTGACCCGGGCCGGGCGCAACACCAAGATCGTCTGCCTGGGCAACGTGGGCCAGATCGACACGCCCTACCTCACCGCCAACACCTGCGGCATGGCGGCGGTGGTCCAGCGCTTCCGCGACTGGCCCCACGCCGGCCACGTCACCCTGAAGAGCGTCGAGCGCTCGCGTCTGGCCCTGGCCGGCGAGGAGCTGCTCTGA
- the nirD gene encoding nitrite reductase small subunit NirD — protein MTTATAAAPTMTQTWQTLCTRADLVAHSGVAAWIETTVGTAQVALFYLPGHATELYAVDHRDPFSGANVIARGIVGDARGEPVVASPLYKQHFRLKDGQCLEDETVRLRTWPLRLEGDAVQILA, from the coding sequence ATGACCACCGCAACCGCAGCAGCCCCGACCATGACCCAGACCTGGCAGACCCTGTGCACCCGAGCCGACCTGGTGGCCCACTCCGGCGTCGCCGCCTGGATCGAGACCACCGTGGGAACGGCCCAGGTGGCCCTCTTCTACCTTCCCGGCCACGCCACCGAGCTCTACGCCGTGGATCACCGCGATCCCTTCTCCGGCGCCAACGTCATCGCCCGCGGCATCGTCGGCGATGCACGGGGCGAGCCGGTGGTGGCCTCGCCGCTCTACAAGCAGCACTTCCGTCTCAAGGACGGCCAGTGCCTGGAGGACGAAACGGTCCGCCTGCGCACCTGGCCGTTGCGCCTCGAAGGCGACGCGGTGCAGATCCTGGCCTGA
- the nirB gene encoding nitrite reductase large subunit NirB — MNTPSQANPPLIIIGNGMVGHHLVEQLIERGATEHYRITVFGEERHRAYDRVHLSEYFTGRDAQSLALCDADFYAEHGIELRLAEEVTAIDRDASEVITDRGRYPYARLVLATGSFPFVPPIPGHERDNCLVYRTLDDLDAIRAAAEDATTGVVVGGGLLGLEAANALRGLDLDTAVVEFAPRLMPMQVDAEGGELLREKIEALGVQVLTDRATQHIEDGRASRHRMVFQDDKVLETDLIVFSAGIRPRDQLARDCALDIGERGGVVIDDRCLTSDPAILAVGEVALWQNSIFGLVAPGYQMAKVAADTLLGGELTFEGADMSTKLKLLGVDVGAIGDAHGNRSPGARTFRYLDEIKQEYRKLVVSGDGRKLLGAMLVGNNDAYDTLMQVYANGLDLPEDPAALIVPSSEGAPTLGADALPDDATICSCHNVTKAAICESLDAGAMDLGAIKAETKASTGCGGCAALLKNVVDHELEARGVEVDQSICEHFAHTRQALYDIVRVEGIRTFGELIDKHGASHTHRPGASSTPTLGCDICKPAVASILASCFNEPITDAAHIPLQDTNDTFMANMQKNGTYSVVPRVPGGEITPDKLMVLGQVAQKYALYTKVTGGQRIDLFGARLEDLPDIWGELIAAGFETGHAYGKSLRTVKSCVGSTWCRFGVQDSVGMAIRLEHRYKGLRSPHKLKFAVSGCTRECAEAQSKDIGVIATEHGWNLYVCGNGGMRPRHAELFATDLDDAQLITIIDRLLMFYVRTADRLQRTSVWRENLEGGLDYLKAVVLEDSLGINEELEAQMQTVIDNYECEWAGAINDPEKLKRFRSFVNDARPDPDIIVTEERGQLRPA, encoded by the coding sequence ATGAACACGCCCAGCCAAGCGAATCCCCCGCTGATCATCATCGGCAACGGCATGGTCGGCCATCATCTGGTCGAGCAGCTCATCGAACGCGGCGCCACCGAGCACTACCGCATCACGGTGTTCGGCGAGGAGCGCCACCGCGCCTACGACCGCGTCCACCTGTCCGAGTACTTCACCGGCCGGGACGCCCAGTCCCTGGCCCTGTGCGACGCCGACTTCTACGCCGAGCACGGCATCGAGCTGCGCCTGGCCGAGGAAGTCACCGCCATCGACCGCGACGCCAGCGAGGTGATCACCGACCGGGGCCGCTATCCCTATGCGCGACTGGTGCTGGCCACCGGCTCCTTCCCCTTCGTGCCACCGATTCCCGGCCATGAGCGCGACAACTGCCTGGTCTATCGCACCCTCGACGACCTCGACGCCATCCGCGCGGCGGCCGAAGACGCCACCACCGGCGTGGTGGTCGGCGGTGGCCTGCTGGGCCTGGAGGCGGCCAACGCCCTGCGCGGCCTGGATCTCGACACCGCCGTGGTCGAGTTTGCTCCCCGACTGATGCCGATGCAGGTCGACGCCGAGGGCGGCGAGCTGCTGCGCGAGAAGATCGAGGCGCTGGGCGTGCAGGTGCTCACCGACCGCGCCACCCAGCACATCGAGGACGGCCGGGCCAGCCGCCACCGCATGGTGTTCCAGGACGACAAGGTGCTGGAGACCGACCTGATCGTGTTCTCCGCCGGTATTCGCCCCCGCGACCAGCTGGCCCGCGACTGTGCGCTGGACATCGGCGAGCGCGGCGGCGTGGTGATCGACGACCGCTGCCTGACCAGCGACCCGGCGATCCTCGCCGTCGGCGAGGTGGCGCTGTGGCAGAACAGCATCTTCGGCCTGGTGGCCCCCGGCTATCAGATGGCCAAGGTCGCCGCCGACACCCTGCTGGGCGGCGAGCTGACCTTCGAGGGCGCCGACATGAGCACCAAGCTCAAGCTGCTCGGCGTCGACGTGGGCGCCATCGGCGACGCCCACGGCAATCGCAGCCCCGGCGCCCGGACCTTCCGCTACCTTGACGAGATCAAGCAGGAATACCGCAAGCTGGTGGTCTCCGGCGACGGCAGGAAGCTGCTCGGCGCCATGCTGGTGGGCAACAACGACGCCTACGACACCCTGATGCAGGTCTACGCCAACGGCCTCGATCTGCCCGAGGATCCGGCGGCACTGATCGTGCCGTCCTCCGAGGGGGCGCCGACGCTCGGCGCCGACGCCCTGCCCGACGACGCCACCATCTGCTCGTGTCACAACGTCACCAAGGCCGCGATCTGCGAAAGCCTCGACGCCGGCGCCATGGACCTCGGCGCGATCAAGGCCGAGACGAAGGCCAGCACCGGCTGCGGCGGCTGTGCGGCGCTGCTCAAGAACGTGGTCGACCACGAGCTCGAGGCCCGCGGCGTGGAGGTCGATCAGTCGATCTGCGAACACTTCGCCCACACCCGCCAGGCGCTCTACGACATCGTGCGGGTCGAGGGCATCCGGACCTTCGGCGAGCTGATCGACAAGCACGGTGCTTCCCACACCCATCGCCCTGGCGCTTCATCAACCCCGACACTCGGCTGCGATATCTGCAAGCCGGCGGTGGCCTCGATCCTGGCCTCCTGCTTCAACGAGCCGATCACCGACGCCGCGCACATCCCGCTGCAGGACACCAACGACACCTTCATGGCCAACATGCAGAAGAACGGCACCTACTCGGTGGTGCCGCGTGTGCCGGGCGGCGAGATCACCCCGGACAAGCTGATGGTGCTGGGCCAGGTGGCGCAGAAGTACGCGCTCTACACCAAGGTCACCGGCGGCCAGCGCATCGACCTGTTCGGCGCCCGGCTGGAGGACCTGCCCGACATCTGGGGCGAGCTGATCGCGGCCGGCTTCGAGACCGGCCACGCCTACGGCAAGTCGCTGCGCACCGTGAAGTCCTGCGTCGGCAGCACCTGGTGCCGCTTCGGGGTGCAGGACAGCGTGGGCATGGCGATCCGGCTCGAGCATCGCTACAAGGGCCTGCGCTCGCCGCACAAGCTCAAGTTCGCGGTCTCCGGCTGCACCCGCGAGTGCGCCGAGGCCCAGAGCAAGGACATCGGCGTGATCGCCACCGAGCACGGCTGGAACCTGTACGTCTGCGGCAACGGCGGCATGCGTCCGCGCCACGCCGAGCTCTTCGCCACCGATCTCGACGACGCGCAGCTGATCACGATCATCGACCGCCTGCTGATGTTCTACGTGCGCACCGCCGACCGCCTGCAGCGCACCTCGGTGTGGCGTGAGAACCTGGAGGGTGGCCTGGACTACCTCAAGGCCGTGGTGCTCGAAGACAGCCTGGGGATCAATGAGGAGCTCGAGGCGCAGATGCAGACCGTGATCGACAACTATGAGTGCGAATGGGCGGGCGCCATCAACGACCCGGAGAAGCTCAAGCGCTTCCGCAGCTTCGTCAACGATGCACGGCCCGATCCGGACATCATCGTCACCGAAGAGCGCGGCCAGCTGAGACCCGCGTAA
- a CDS encoding NAD(P)/FAD-dependent oxidoreductase, producing MHSDDPTPDAPSRDEGPPTIDHLVIVGSGMAGQRLVEALVQREGAPRRITLIGAEACPAYNRILLSPLLAGEMEREALTLRGADWYAEHGVELVLGERVERIDRAARRLTTAGGREIAYDRLVLATGSTPALPPVDGLELDGVHAFRDLDDAAALTRVAERGGRAVVIGGGLLGLEAAEGLRKRALHKRAREQDGMSVNVLQRASRLMNRQLDATAAGLLEAELEGRGLEIVTGADLERLEDDGRGRVCAVRLADGRRLAADCVVLAIGIAPSVELGRRAGLEVHRGIVVDDSLTSSDPAIHALGECCEFEGRTYGLVEPIWRQVEVLAAHLSPHSSNTTPDDETPRYVERPCATKLKVSGISLYAFGPIEPDDDHEVLTYHDPEHGDYRRLLLRDGRLEGAVLYGDTAAGPWYFAEALAGRNLDACRQALLFGPADARALLDATNAATPNPATPHAQDRSPQEEAA from the coding sequence ATGCACTCCGATGACCCGACACCCGATGCCCCGTCGCGCGACGAGGGGCCTCCGACCATCGATCACCTGGTGATCGTCGGCAGCGGCATGGCCGGCCAGCGGCTGGTCGAGGCGCTGGTCCAGCGCGAGGGCGCGCCGCGCCGCATCACCCTGATCGGCGCGGAGGCCTGCCCCGCCTACAACCGCATCCTGCTGTCGCCGCTGCTGGCCGGCGAGATGGAACGCGAGGCGCTGACTCTGCGCGGCGCCGACTGGTACGCCGAGCACGGCGTCGAGCTGGTGCTCGGCGAGCGGGTCGAGCGCATCGACCGCGCCGCGCGCCGCCTGACCACCGCCGGCGGCCGCGAGATCGCCTACGACCGCCTGGTGCTGGCCACCGGCTCCACCCCCGCCCTGCCGCCGGTCGATGGCCTTGAGCTCGACGGCGTCCACGCCTTTCGCGATCTGGACGACGCCGCCGCCCTGACCCGCGTCGCCGAGCGGGGTGGCCGCGCGGTGGTGATCGGCGGCGGCCTGCTGGGCCTGGAGGCCGCCGAGGGATTACGTAAAAGAGCGCTTCACAAGCGCGCCCGAGAACAGGACGGCATGTCGGTGAACGTGCTCCAGCGCGCCTCGCGGCTGATGAACCGCCAGCTCGACGCCACCGCCGCCGGCCTGCTCGAGGCCGAGCTCGAGGGCCGCGGCCTCGAGATCGTCACCGGCGCCGACCTGGAACGCCTGGAGGACGACGGCCGGGGTCGCGTCTGCGCCGTGCGCCTGGCCGACGGCCGGCGGCTGGCCGCCGACTGCGTGGTGCTGGCCATCGGCATCGCGCCCAGCGTCGAACTGGGTCGCCGGGCCGGTCTCGAGGTCCACCGCGGCATCGTCGTCGACGACAGCCTGACCAGCAGCGACCCGGCCATCCACGCCCTGGGCGAATGCTGCGAGTTCGAGGGCCGCACCTATGGCCTGGTCGAGCCGATCTGGCGTCAGGTCGAGGTGCTGGCCGCCCACCTGTCACCTCATTCCAGCAACACGACGCCCGACGACGAGACGCCGCGCTACGTCGAACGGCCATGTGCCACCAAGCTCAAGGTCAGCGGCATCTCGCTGTACGCCTTCGGCCCCATCGAGCCCGACGACGACCACGAGGTGCTGACCTACCACGACCCCGAACACGGCGACTATCGCCGGCTGCTGCTGCGCGACGGCCGCCTCGAGGGCGCCGTGCTCTACGGCGATACCGCCGCCGGCCCCTGGTACTTCGCCGAGGCGCTGGCCGGCCGCAATCTCGACGCCTGCCGTCAGGCGCTGCTGTTCGGCCCGGCCGATGCCAGGGCCCTGCTCGACGCCACGAATGCCGCGACACCGAATCCCGCCACGCCCCACGCCCAGGACCGCTCCCCGCAGGAGGAAGCCGCATGA
- a CDS encoding CmpA/NrtA family ABC transporter substrate-binding protein: MSMSQAPELSRLTLGIVPLLDAALPIVAREGGFFAAEGLEVTLSRESAWSTLRDKLAAGLLDGAQLLAPLPLAMSLGASGTPCDVLAPLVLGRHGNTLVLSPYWSEGMAAPLDDSPGGRDPAVNARDFAERLRRRGTTRPRLAMVHPFSSHHYQLRDWLALGGLDPDTDVELVALPPSRMVEALEQGRIDGFCVGEPWGSQAAQRGGGRIVATGAQLWPGHPEKVLGVTHDWAERHPATLAALIRALIAAADWLSEAPEHRRLARDWLALPPYLDRAMDHLPTLPLDEPPIEQRLTGLRPGADELARVVEHLARQLGEPLDRAAVETCYSPVHIDAATHQERA, from the coding sequence ATGAGCATGTCCCAAGCCCCCGAGCTTTCCCGCCTGACCCTGGGCATCGTGCCACTGCTGGACGCCGCCCTGCCGATCGTCGCCCGGGAAGGCGGCTTCTTCGCCGCCGAGGGGCTCGAGGTCACGCTGTCGCGGGAGAGCGCCTGGTCGACCCTGCGCGACAAGCTCGCCGCCGGGCTGCTCGACGGTGCCCAGCTGCTGGCCCCGCTGCCGCTGGCCATGAGCCTCGGCGCCTCCGGCACGCCCTGCGACGTCCTGGCGCCGCTGGTACTTGGCCGCCACGGCAATACGCTGGTGCTGTCCCCCTACTGGTCGGAGGGCATGGCCGCGCCCCTGGACGACTCCCCCGGCGGCCGCGACCCGGCCGTCAACGCCCGCGACTTCGCCGAACGGCTGCGCCGGCGCGGCACCACACGCCCACGGCTGGCCATGGTGCATCCCTTCTCCAGCCACCACTACCAGCTGCGCGACTGGCTGGCCCTGGGTGGCCTCGACCCCGACACCGACGTCGAACTGGTCGCCCTGCCGCCGTCGCGCATGGTCGAGGCCCTCGAACAGGGCCGCATCGACGGCTTCTGCGTCGGCGAGCCCTGGGGCAGTCAGGCCGCACAGCGCGGCGGCGGGCGCATCGTCGCCACCGGCGCCCAGCTGTGGCCGGGCCATCCCGAGAAGGTGCTCGGCGTGACCCATGACTGGGCCGAGCGCCACCCGGCCACCCTCGCGGCCCTGATCCGCGCCCTGATCGCCGCCGCCGACTGGCTGTCCGAGGCGCCCGAGCACCGGCGCCTGGCGCGCGACTGGCTGGCCCTGCCGCCCTACCTGGACCGCGCCATGGATCATCTGCCGACGCTGCCGCTGGACGAGCCGCCGATCGAGCAGCGCCTCACCGGGCTGCGCCCCGGGGCCGACGAGCTGGCCCGGGTGGTGGAGCATCTGGCCCGCCAGCTCGGCGAGCCGCTCGACCGTGCCGCGGTCGAGACCTGCTACAGCCCCGTGCATATCGATGCCGCGACGCACCAGGAGCGTGCATGA
- a CDS encoding ANTAR domain-containing response regulator, which produces MTRVDRFRHHEPYAMPQPLRILLVDDESVRAAMVEEALGQEGHEVICHLQSPASLNDMVERHAPDVVIIDMESPDRDTLDSMSQLHRQNPRPVVFFADQHDPDSMQAALKAGVSAYVVDGLVPTRVRAILEVAVARFDAFQSMRQELDRTRTQLADRKRIEKAKGMLMKHQDCDEPQAYQTLRKLAMDRGQRIGEVAGNVIDILEGLEKGL; this is translated from the coding sequence ATGACCAGGGTTGACCGTTTCCGCCATCACGAGCCCTATGCCATGCCCCAGCCCTTGCGAATCCTGCTGGTCGACGACGAGAGCGTCCGCGCCGCCATGGTCGAGGAGGCCCTCGGCCAGGAGGGGCACGAAGTGATCTGCCACCTGCAGAGCCCGGCCAGCCTCAACGACATGGTCGAGCGCCACGCCCCCGACGTGGTGATCATCGACATGGAATCCCCCGACCGCGACACCCTCGACAGCATGTCGCAGCTGCACCGCCAGAACCCGCGGCCGGTGGTGTTCTTCGCCGACCAGCACGACCCCGACTCCATGCAGGCCGCCCTCAAGGCCGGCGTCAGCGCCTACGTCGTCGACGGCCTGGTGCCGACCCGGGTCCGGGCGATCCTCGAGGTCGCCGTGGCCCGCTTCGACGCCTTCCAGTCGATGCGCCAGGAGCTCGACCGCACCCGCACCCAGCTGGCCGACCGCAAGCGCATCGAGAAGGCCAAGGGAATGCTGATGAAGCACCAGGACTGCGACGAGCCCCAGGCCTATCAGACGCTGCGCAAGCTGGCCATGGACCGGGGCCAGCGCATCGGCGAGGTGGCCGGCAACGTGATCGATATCCTCGAAGGACTGGAGAAAGGCCTATGA